Genomic window (Spirosoma sp. KCTC 42546):
GGCCCAGGCAGGCAACGAAAATGGTCAGGCCGGCAAAAATGCCGAGGATGCTGCCAATTTTCTGTTCTGCCCGATAGGTAGCCATAAAGCGCTCATCCAGAAACGAGTATGAAAAAGGGGCATCGGGCATAAGCTGACTCCACTGCTGTTTCATACTGGCGAGTAACCCCGCAATATCTTTGGTTTTCACTTTCACAATCACGGTTCCCGAATTAGGACTCAACACCATGATCAGGGGCGCAATGCGCTCATGCATCGATTTGAAGTGAAAATCTTTCACGATGCCGATGACGCGGTAGGCGGTTTTTTGTCCTTCGTTGTTGGCATTGGTAATGGTGTGCCCCAACGCTTTGTCGCCCCAGCCAAACGTCTTGGCGGCTGTTTCGTTCAGAATCACGCCCGACGAATCGGTACCATAGTGCTGAGAGAAATTTCGGCCCGCTGCCAGTTGCATACCCAGCGTCGGAATGTAATTGTAATCGACATCGTAGCGGAGGGTCTTTACCAGTTGGGTGGAATTGGTTTCGGGATAAACCGTGAAGTTGTTGTTATTGCTCGGGCCAGCGGGCAAATAGCCCGACGTACTCACATTTACGACGCGCGGGTCCTGCATGATCTGGCTACGGAATACATCTTCCTTTTTGCCCAGCAGCCAGGTTTCGGGTAATACCAGCACCTGGTCTTTGTTGTAGCCTAACTTTTTGTTCTGAATGTAGCTGAGTTGGCGATACACTACCGTAGCGCCCACCATGAGCGAGATCGAAATGAAGAATTGGAAAACAACCAACCCGCTGCGTAGTCCGATGCTGTTTCGGCTCGACGTGAATTTCCGGAATGCCGTACCACCTTTTAGTACCGCAATTGGCTTGAAGGATGACAGGAAAAAAGCCGGGTAGCTTCCGGCCAATACACCGACCAGTAAACCTAGCAGGAGCAGCGCTGGTAATAGCCAGGCATTTTCCGTAAAGTTTAAGGTCAATTCTTTGTCCGCTAGCTGGTTGAAAAATGGCAACGCCATGTACACCAGTCCAATGGCCAGGAGCAAGGCAATCGCCGTTAGTAGGAGCGATTCGATCAGGAATTGATTGGCCAGTGCCATTTTAACGGAGCCTAGCACCTTCCGAATGCCCACTTCTTTGGCCCGTTTCGAGGCTCCGGCTGTGGATAAGTTCATGAAATTGATGCAGGCAATGAGCAGCATAAACAGGGCGACGGCACCAAAAATATAGACGTAACGAATATCACTTCCCGCTTCCAGATTCATGGTCATATCCGAATGCAGATGAATATCGGTCAGCGGTTCCAGAAACAGGCCAATGTCGTTGCCTTTCT
Coding sequences:
- a CDS encoding ABC transporter permease, yielding MLQNYIKIAWRNLVRNRAFSAINIIGLALGLATCMLISLFVLDELSYDRFNEKADRIVRVIFRGSIQGGKMNEAHVMPPVAKTLKADYPEVLESTRLRVGGAPLITAGDKTFKDNAIAYVDSNFFQVFTLPLLQGDAKTALIRPNTAIITQSMARKYFGNGNPVGQVITIKGWNTPYQITGVIDKVPTNSHFHFDLFISMASHPDAQSNSWMTSEFHTYLVLPKGYDYRQLEAKMPQVVEKYMAPQLQQAMGMTLAQFRQKGNDIGLFLEPLTDIHLHSDMTMNLEAGSDIRYVYIFGAVALFMLLIACINFMNLSTAGASKRAKEVGIRKVLGSVKMALANQFLIESLLLTAIALLLAIGLVYMALPFFNQLADKELTLNFTENAWLLPALLLLGLLVGVLAGSYPAFFLSSFKPIAVLKGGTAFRKFTSSRNSIGLRSGLVVFQFFISISLMVGATVVYRQLSYIQNKKLGYNKDQVLVLPETWLLGKKEDVFRSQIMQDPRVVNVSTSGYLPAGPSNNNNFTVYPETNSTQLVKTLRYDVDYNYIPTLGMQLAAGRNFSQHYGTDSSGVILNETAAKTFGWGDKALGHTITNANNEGQKTAYRVIGIVKDFHFKSMHERIAPLIMVLSPNSGTVIVKVKTKDIAGLLASMKQQWSQLMPDAPFSYSFLDERFMATYRAEQKIGSILGIFAGLTIFVACLGLFGLATFTAEQRTKEIGVRKVLGASVGSIVALLSKDFLKLVAIAIVIAVPVAWYTMSRWLEDFAYKIDISWWVFALAAVLSVGIALLTVSFQSIKAALMNPVKSLRSE